The Platichthys flesus chromosome 10, fPlaFle2.1, whole genome shotgun sequence genome includes a window with the following:
- the odc1 gene encoding ornithine decarboxylase, which translates to MNTAAPTEFEFPFLEEGFTARDVVEQKINESSTTDERDAFYVCDLGDVLKKHLRWMRALPRITPFYAVKCNDSRTVVTTLASLGTGFDCASKTEIALVQSLGVDPSRIIYANPCKQVSQIKYASAHGVQMMTFDSEVELMKVARCHDNAKLVLRIATDDSKAVCRLSVKFGAPLKSCRGLLERAKELGLNVIGVSFHVGSGCTDPKTYTQAIADARTVFHIGDELGFNMDLLDIGGGFPGSDNVELKFEEITAVINPALDKYFPADCGVKIIAEPGRFYVASAYTLVVNIIAKKVIMDEDSVSDDEDEGTNDRTLMYYVNDGVYGSFNCILYDHAHCLPVLHKKPKPDEIMYPCSIWGPTCDGLDRIVEQCYLPDMQVGDWLVFENMGAYTVAASSTFNGFQRPDLHYVISRPAWQHVQQICLQGMPAPAEESRLFEVSACCGQESSLEMPTKPCQARVV; encoded by the exons ATGAACACTGCAGCTCCCACTGAGTTTGAATTCCCTTTCCTGGAGGAGGGTTTCACTGCCCGGGATGTTGTTGAGCAGAAGATCAATGAATCATCCACGACG GATGAGAGAGATGCCTTCTACGTCTGTGACTTGGGGGATGTGCTTAAGAAACACCTGCGGTGGATGAGGGCCTTGCCTCGTATCACTCCTTTCTATGCTGTCAAATGCAATGACAGTCGGACAGTCGTGACAACACTGGCGTCCCTGGGAACTGGATTTGACTGTGCGAGCAAG ACGGAAATTGCCCTGGTTCAGTCTCTGGGAGTGGATCCAAGCAGAATCATCTATGCCAACCCCTGTAAGCAGGTTTCGCAGATCAAGTATGCGTCTGCCCATGGCGTCCAGATGATGACCTTTGATAGCGAAGTGGAACTCATGAAAGTGGCCCGTTGTCATGACAATGCCAA GCTGGTGCTGCGTATTGCCACAGATGACTCAAAGGCAGTGTGTCGTCTGAGTGTGAAGTTTGGGGCCCCGCTCAAATCTTGTAGAGGTCTTCTGGAGCGGGCTAAAGAACTGGGACTGAACGTCATTGGCGTCAGCTTTCATGTTGGCAGTGGCTGTACTGATCCAAAGACCTACACGCAGGCCATAGCTGATGCTCGCACTGTTTTCCATATTGGC GACGAGCTCGGTTTCAACATGGATCTCTTGGACATTGGTGGTGGTTTCCCTGGTTCCGACAATGTTGAACTCAAATTTGAGGAG ATCACAGCTGTAATCAACCCTGCCCTGGACAAGTATTTCCCTGCTGACTGCGGTGTTAAGATAATCGCTGAGCCAGGACGCTTTTATGTAGCTTCTGCTTACACTCTAGTTGTCAACATCATCGCCAAGAAGGTCATAATGGATGAGGATTCAGTCTCTGACG aTGAAGACGAAGGGACTAATGACAGGACTCTGATGTACTATGTCAACGATGGAGTGTACGGATCTTTCAACTGTATACTCTATGACCACGCTCATTGTTTGCCAGTACTGCACAAG AAGCCAAAGCCAGATGAGATCATGTACCCCTGCAGTATCTGGGGCCCAACTTGTGATGGTCTTGATCGCATTGTTGAGCAGTGTTACCTGCCTGACATGCAGGTGGGCGACTGGCTGGTCTTTGAAAACATGGGTGCCTACACCGtggctgcctcctccaccttcaATGGTTTCCAAAGACCTGACCTTCACTATGTCATTTCCCGTCCTGCTTG GCAACACGTGCAGCAGATCTGTCTGCAGGGCATGCCAGCCCCTGCGGAGGAGTCTCGCTTGTTCGAGGTGTCTGCATGTTGTGGCCAAGAGAGCAGCTTGGAGATGCCTACCAAGCCTTGCCAGGCCCGCGTCGTTTAA